A segment of the Bacillus licheniformis DSM 13 = ATCC 14580 genome:
GTATGACGCTTGAAGAAATGGACGAACTGTGGAATGAAGCGAAAGGCATTGAAAGGAGCTGACAAGCGATGAGACTCGACAAATTTCTCAAAGTATCAAGGCTGATTAAAAGACGGACGCTTGCAAAAGAAGTGGCTGACCAGGGAAGAATTTCGATCAATGGCCAGCAGGCCAAAGCAAGCTCTGTTGTCAAAGCGGGGGACGAGCTTGCGGTGCGTTTCGGCCAAAAACTTGTAACCGTCAAAGTCAATGAATTGAAGGATACGACAAAAAAAGAAGAAGCCGCTGATATGTATACCGTTCTCAAAGAGGAGAAG
Coding sequences within it:
- a CDS encoding RNA-binding S4 domain-containing protein; amino-acid sequence: MRLDKFLKVSRLIKRRTLAKEVADQGRISINGQQAKASSVVKAGDELAVRFGQKLVTVKVNELKDTTKKEEAADMYTVLKEEKLGGE